The following proteins are encoded in a genomic region of Hymenobacter siberiensis:
- the menD gene encoding 2-succinyl-5-enolpyruvyl-6-hydroxy-3-cyclohexene-1-carboxylic-acid synthase — MQAVYNIAEICARHGITDVVLSPGSRSAPLTLAFARHPGLNVRVVPDERAAAFIGLGIAQAQRRAVALVCTSGTAGLNYAPAVAEAFFQQIPLVIFTADRPPEWIDQLDGQTIRQHNLYGAHAKGAFEFPVETAHPDAKWYSARIVNEAINLAQAAPAGPVQVNVPLREPFYPKAGEEIRFEQDVKIIRDDADVPSNTFYAEAHTAPPYNDLLNRILVVVGQHISDSSLAEALKHFAHQSGAIVVADSISNLSANIPTVLSQDIFLSSANEEFRESLRPGLLITLGKSLISKSLKLYLRKYPAEQQWHLQPYGGQVADVFRSLTKVVRTSPFIFLSDFAHEFSKELRVQAMPYGKIWRRANQQSSEFINSFFTDETQPFNEFSAFRHALAALPETTALHLANSMAVRYANILGIPQGRQIEVFANRGTSGIDGCNSTAVGAALAQPERPVVLLTGDVAFFYDRNAFWHNYPTPNLRVVLFNNHGGGIFRIIDGPRQQPELEEFFETRQALTAENTAKDFNLRYFPVSSFEELEAALPVFFAAETGAAILEVFTDSKTNAAFFEEYRAAVKAAFA; from the coding sequence ATGCAGGCCGTTTATAACATCGCCGAAATCTGCGCCCGCCACGGCATTACCGACGTAGTGTTGTCGCCGGGTTCGCGCTCGGCCCCGCTCACGCTGGCCTTTGCCCGCCACCCCGGTTTGAACGTGCGCGTGGTGCCCGATGAGCGGGCCGCCGCCTTCATCGGCCTGGGCATTGCGCAGGCGCAACGGCGGGCGGTGGCGCTGGTGTGCACGTCAGGAACGGCCGGACTGAACTACGCGCCGGCCGTGGCCGAAGCCTTTTTCCAGCAGATTCCGCTGGTGATTTTCACCGCCGACCGCCCGCCCGAATGGATTGACCAGCTCGATGGGCAGACCATCCGCCAGCACAATTTGTACGGTGCCCACGCCAAGGGCGCGTTTGAGTTTCCGGTAGAAACCGCGCATCCCGATGCCAAGTGGTATTCGGCGCGCATTGTAAATGAGGCGATTAATCTGGCGCAGGCAGCGCCCGCTGGCCCGGTACAGGTGAACGTGCCGTTGCGCGAACCATTTTATCCGAAGGCGGGCGAGGAAATTCGATTTGAGCAGGATGTGAAAATTATTCGGGATGATGCAGATGTGCCTTCCAATACATTTTATGCGGAGGCTCATACAGCGCCGCCTTACAATGACCTTTTAAACCGCATTCTGGTTGTCGTTGGCCAGCATATCAGCGACTCTTCGCTGGCTGAAGCCCTTAAGCATTTTGCGCATCAGTCTGGAGCTATTGTAGTTGCAGATTCTATTAGCAACCTCTCGGCAAACATCCCGACCGTCTTGTCGCAGGATATTTTTCTTAGCAGTGCTAATGAGGAATTTCGGGAATCATTACGTCCAGGCCTGCTAATTACTTTAGGGAAGTCGTTGATATCAAAATCGCTGAAATTATATCTGCGTAAATATCCAGCGGAGCAGCAATGGCATCTTCAGCCGTATGGCGGTCAGGTAGCCGACGTATTTCGCTCCCTAACAAAAGTTGTTCGCACCAGTCCATTTATTTTTTTGAGCGATTTCGCGCACGAATTCTCCAAGGAATTGCGCGTGCAAGCCATGCCGTATGGCAAGATTTGGCGTCGTGCAAATCAGCAGTCTTCCGAATTCATCAACAGTTTTTTTACGGACGAAACCCAGCCCTTCAACGAATTTTCAGCCTTCCGCCACGCGCTGGCGGCGCTGCCCGAAACCACGGCTCTGCACCTGGCCAACAGTATGGCCGTGCGCTACGCCAACATCCTCGGCATCCCGCAAGGCCGGCAAATTGAAGTTTTTGCCAACCGGGGCACCAGCGGCATCGATGGCTGCAATTCCACGGCCGTGGGCGCGGCCCTGGCCCAGCCGGAGCGGCCGGTAGTGCTGCTGACCGGCGATGTGGCGTTTTTCTACGACCGCAACGCTTTTTGGCACAACTACCCCACGCCCAACCTGCGGGTGGTGCTGTTCAACAACCACGGCGGCGGCATCTTCCGTATCATCGATGGGCCGCGCCAGCAGCCGGAGTTGGAGGAGTTTTTTGAAACGCGCCAGGCCCTCACGGCCGAGAATACGGCCAAGGATTTTAACCTACGCTACTTCCCGGTTTCATCGTTTGAAGAACTAGAAGCCGCGCTACCGGTTTTCTTTGCAGCCGAAACCGGCGCGGCCATTCTGGAAGTCTTCACCGACTCGAAGACCAACGCGGCGTTTTTTGAGGAATACCGAGCGGCGGTGAAAGCTGCTTTTGCCTAA
- the menB gene encoding 1,4-dihydroxy-2-naphthoyl-CoA synthase: MSEPISWTPIKEFKEILFTQFGGIAKISINRPQVHNAFTPLTVQEMIEAMRMCQDRTDIGVIILTGEGGRAFCSGGDQSVRGHGGYVGEDTLPRLNVLELQKIIRSIPKPVIAMVAGWAIGGGHVLHVVCDLSIAADNARFGQTGPNVGSFDGGFGASYLARVVGQKKAREIWFLCDQYDAQEALDMGLVNKVVPLDKLEETTVAWCHKILQKSPLSLRMLKSSFNAELDGQAGIQELAGNATLLYYLSDEAKEGREAFMEKRQPDFSKFPKFP, from the coding sequence ATGAGTGAACCCATTAGCTGGACCCCGATTAAGGAGTTCAAAGAAATTCTCTTCACGCAGTTTGGCGGCATCGCCAAAATCAGCATCAACCGGCCGCAGGTGCACAACGCCTTCACGCCGCTCACGGTGCAGGAGATGATTGAGGCCATGCGCATGTGCCAGGACCGCACCGATATCGGCGTGATTATCCTCACCGGCGAGGGCGGCCGAGCCTTCTGCTCGGGCGGCGACCAGAGCGTGCGCGGCCACGGCGGCTACGTGGGCGAGGACACCCTGCCCCGCCTCAACGTGCTGGAACTGCAGAAAATCATCCGCTCCATTCCCAAGCCGGTCATTGCCATGGTGGCGGGCTGGGCCATTGGCGGCGGCCACGTACTGCACGTGGTGTGCGATTTGAGCATTGCGGCCGACAACGCCCGTTTCGGCCAGACCGGCCCCAACGTGGGCTCGTTCGACGGCGGCTTCGGGGCTTCCTACCTCGCCCGCGTGGTGGGCCAGAAGAAGGCCCGCGAAATCTGGTTTCTCTGCGACCAGTACGACGCCCAGGAAGCCCTCGATATGGGCCTCGTGAACAAAGTGGTACCCCTCGATAAGCTGGAAGAAACCACCGTGGCCTGGTGCCACAAAATCCTTCAGAAAAGCCCGCTCTCGCTGCGTATGCTCAAATCGAGCTTCAACGCCGAGCTCGATGGCCAAGCCGGCATTCAGGAGCTGGCCGGCAACGCCACGCTGCTCTACTACCTCAGCGACGAGGCCAAGGAGGGCCGCGAAGCCTTCATGGAGAAGCGCCAGCCCGACTTTTCGAAATTTCCAAAATTTCCGTAA
- a CDS encoding rhodanese-like domain-containing protein, with protein MMDFLKKLFGRKPGPDLGALIAAGATIIDVRSKGEYQGGHLKKSLNLPLDTLPAGLGKLDKTMPVITCCASGMRSAAARGILQKQGFAEVYNGGGWLGLRKFE; from the coding sequence ATGATGGACTTCCTGAAAAAACTATTCGGCCGGAAGCCGGGGCCAGACCTGGGCGCGCTCATCGCGGCCGGGGCCACTATTATCGATGTGCGCAGCAAGGGCGAATACCAGGGCGGCCACCTCAAAAAGTCGCTCAACCTGCCCCTCGACACCCTGCCCGCCGGCTTGGGCAAGCTCGATAAGACCATGCCCGTGATTACCTGCTGCGCCTCGGGCATGCGCAGTGCGGCGGCGCGCGGCATCCTGCAAAAACAGGGCTTTGCCGAGGTGTACAACGGCGGCGGCTGGCTGGGGCTGCGCAAGTTCGAGTAG
- a CDS encoding AMP-binding protein: MASDLLPTSLLLNGREFTYAAIRQYPAQLDVPLNGYEAKVLNFVRQWLNGTQEFVLHTSGSTGTPSAITLQRRQLEASARRTADFFDLGPGDRALVCLNCEYIGGMMMLVRGLERNLHLTIVEPHADPFAYVAAAAEFDFSAFVPLQLKAVLAAGHAPRLDKMKSFLVGGAPADAALQQEVQPVKAAAWLTYGMTETCSHVALRRLNGPHAATSFRVLTGIAAGQDERGCLTLRGDVTDDQLIITNDVVQLLDAHTFEWLGRADFVINSGGVKVPAEKVELVLDVALAEIGTPRRCFVAGQPDERLGQTVTAFIEGPALAPEQEIRLKALLAARLGRYEQPRQLTYVPEFLLTATGKLNRTATLRTL, from the coding sequence ATGGCTTCCGATTTACTTCCCACCTCCCTCCTGCTCAACGGCCGCGAATTCACCTACGCGGCCATCCGCCAATACCCCGCCCAGCTCGATGTGCCCTTGAACGGCTACGAGGCCAAGGTGCTGAATTTTGTCCGGCAGTGGCTGAACGGCACGCAGGAATTTGTGCTGCACACCTCGGGCAGCACGGGCACGCCCTCGGCCATCACGCTACAGCGGCGGCAGCTGGAAGCGTCGGCCCGCCGCACGGCCGATTTCTTCGACCTCGGCCCCGGCGACCGGGCGCTGGTTTGCCTCAACTGCGAGTACATCGGCGGGATGATGATGCTGGTGCGCGGGCTGGAGCGCAACCTGCACCTCACCATCGTGGAGCCGCACGCCGACCCATTTGCCTACGTAGCCGCCGCTGCGGAATTTGATTTTTCGGCCTTCGTGCCGCTGCAGCTGAAAGCCGTGCTGGCGGCCGGCCACGCGCCCCGGCTCGATAAAATGAAGTCGTTTCTGGTGGGGGGCGCGCCCGCCGATGCCGCGCTGCAACAGGAAGTGCAACCCGTGAAAGCCGCCGCGTGGCTCACCTATGGCATGACGGAAACCTGCTCCCACGTAGCCCTGCGCCGCCTGAACGGGCCGCACGCCGCTACCAGCTTCCGGGTACTCACGGGCATTGCGGCGGGGCAGGATGAACGCGGCTGCCTCACGCTGCGCGGCGACGTGACCGACGACCAGCTCATCATCACCAACGACGTGGTACAGCTGCTCGACGCGCACACGTTTGAGTGGCTGGGCCGGGCCGATTTCGTAATAAACTCGGGCGGCGTGAAGGTGCCCGCCGAGAAAGTGGAGCTGGTGCTGGATGTGGCGCTGGCCGAAATCGGGACGCCGCGCCGCTGCTTTGTGGCCGGCCAGCCCGACGAGCGCCTGGGCCAGACCGTGACGGCTTTCATCGAAGGCCCGGCGCTGGCGCCCGAGCAGGAAATCCGGCTGAAAGCCCTGCTGGCGGCACGCCTGGGGCGCTACGAGCAGCCCCGGCAGCTTACCTACGTGCCCGAATTTCTGCTAACGGCCACGGGTAAGCTCAACCGGACGGCCACGCTACGCACCCTGTAA
- a CDS encoding DUF481 domain-containing protein, with product MKFRFSYGLLLGLLGLLASPAARAQDQKPAGTATPDSAVVNGAGNMAPPPAGLPSAEFETYNMDGTGVRYTAALTGLYTTGTVERIYFNTSHTGGFTTGHWQFPAAFTYSYGRQDGALRERELLLLSTPDYRIRRWKFYALGEFETSNLRAITRRVVTGGGVGYQLYADSTNNTLALSTFLLNEQTDYNTESDFSRHVVRNSTRLKMRLNRGVFSASELFFYQPSLRDSGGDYRLNSATVLAFKLYQHLALNLAYTYSYESVVVQNRARANATLSVGFAYSTGQ from the coding sequence ATGAAATTTCGATTTTCTTATGGGCTGCTGTTAGGGTTATTGGGGCTGCTGGCCAGCCCGGCAGCACGGGCCCAGGACCAGAAACCAGCCGGCACCGCTACGCCCGATTCGGCGGTGGTGAACGGCGCGGGCAATATGGCGCCGCCGCCGGCCGGGCTGCCCTCGGCCGAGTTTGAAACCTATAATATGGACGGCACCGGCGTGCGCTACACGGCGGCCCTCACCGGCCTCTACACCACGGGCACGGTGGAACGGATATATTTCAACACCAGCCACACGGGCGGCTTCACTACAGGGCACTGGCAGTTTCCGGCGGCCTTCACCTACAGCTATGGCCGGCAGGACGGGGCACTGCGCGAGCGCGAGCTACTGCTGCTCAGCACCCCCGACTACCGCATTCGCCGGTGGAAGTTCTACGCGCTGGGCGAGTTCGAAACCAGCAACCTGCGCGCCATCACGCGGCGCGTGGTAACGGGCGGCGGCGTGGGCTACCAGCTATACGCCGACAGCACCAACAACACATTGGCCTTGAGCACATTCTTGCTCAACGAGCAAACCGACTACAATACCGAGTCCGATTTTTCCCGGCACGTAGTGCGCAACTCCACCCGCCTCAAGATGCGCCTGAACCGGGGTGTGTTCAGCGCGTCGGAGCTATTTTTTTATCAGCCCAGCCTGCGCGACTCCGGCGGCGACTACCGCCTCAACAGCGCCACGGTGCTGGCCTTCAAGCTCTACCAGCACCTGGCCCTGAACCTGGCCTACACGTATTCCTACGAAAGCGTGGTGGTGCAGAACCGCGCCCGGGCCAACGCCACGCTCTCGGTGGGCTTCGCCTACAGCACGGGCCAGTAG
- a CDS encoding ABA4-like family protein, whose amino-acid sequence MLTSDFLFSLANPVALLGWALLVPAPRWRVTRAVVLSGALPLLLAAAYAVLIAAHYAGPHGGEGGFQSLDAVAALFRDPWALLAGWVHYLCFDMWTGAWEVRDAQRRGMPHGLLIPCLLLTFLFGPVGLLLYFGVRQRYPLPPTDVWLSNC is encoded by the coding sequence ATGCTCACGTCCGATTTCCTGTTTTCCCTCGCCAACCCCGTGGCCCTGCTGGGCTGGGCGCTGCTGGTACCGGCCCCGCGCTGGCGCGTCACCCGCGCCGTGGTGCTAAGCGGGGCGCTGCCGCTGCTACTGGCCGCTGCTTACGCGGTGCTCATCGCGGCGCACTACGCAGGGCCGCACGGCGGCGAGGGCGGCTTTCAGTCGCTGGATGCCGTGGCGGCGCTGTTCCGCGACCCATGGGCGCTGCTGGCTGGCTGGGTACACTACCTCTGCTTCGATATGTGGACGGGGGCCTGGGAAGTGCGTGACGCGCAGCGGCGCGGTATGCCGCACGGGCTGCTGATACCCTGCCTGCTGCTCACGTTCCTGTTTGGGCCGGTGGGGCTGCTGCTGTATTTCGGGGTGCGGCAGCGGTATCCGCTTCCGCCAACGGATGTCTGGTTATCAAATTGTTAA
- a CDS encoding carboxypeptidase-like regulatory domain-containing protein, whose amino-acid sequence MLKLTSSPTHLKGIARDAAGQPLPGVNVFLKTTFDGASTDLLGRFDFRTDRAAGSGVLVVRFIGYVPNDLLFRLGKGPIFPPNIKLKLNPAALGDVVVTAGAFEASDTRRGTLLKPLDIVTTAGALGDVAGALNALPGTTRVGEDGKLFVRGGAASETKYYIDGLPVQTPYGGAVPNVAARGRFSPFLFKGLVFSTGGYSVEYGQALSAVVVQNLTDLAPETQSSISLMSVGGSPGTDQTLGAHLRSRECRLHESGSLLQTSCPRIWAGIRLRWPWAAR is encoded by the coding sequence GTGCTAAAACTCACCAGCTCACCAACTCACCTCAAAGGCATCGCGCGCGATGCCGCCGGCCAGCCCCTGCCGGGCGTGAACGTGTTCCTGAAAACCACCTTCGACGGAGCCAGCACCGACTTGCTGGGCCGCTTCGATTTCCGCACCGACCGCGCCGCCGGTTCAGGGGTGCTGGTGGTGAGATTCATCGGCTATGTGCCTAATGATCTGCTGTTTAGACTGGGAAAAGGCCCGATTTTCCCGCCCAATATTAAGCTGAAGCTGAACCCTGCCGCCCTCGGCGATGTGGTGGTGACGGCCGGGGCCTTCGAGGCCAGCGACACCAGGCGCGGCACCCTGCTCAAGCCCCTCGACATCGTGACTACGGCTGGGGCCCTCGGCGACGTGGCTGGGGCCCTCAATGCCCTGCCCGGCACCACGCGGGTGGGCGAGGACGGCAAGCTGTTTGTGCGCGGCGGGGCGGCCTCGGAAACCAAGTACTACATCGACGGCCTGCCCGTGCAGACGCCCTACGGCGGCGCGGTGCCCAACGTGGCGGCCCGGGGCCGGTTCTCGCCCTTTCTGTTCAAAGGGCTGGTGTTCAGCACGGGCGGCTACTCGGTCGAGTACGGGCAGGCGCTGAGCGCCGTGGTGGTGCAGAACTTGACGGATTTGGCCCCCGAAACGCAGTCCAGCATCTCGCTGATGAGCGTGGGCGGCAGCCCTGGGACGGACCAGACGCTGGGAGCGCACCTTCGTAGCCGTGAGTGCCGACTACACGAATCTGGCTCCTTACTACAAACCTCATGCCCCAGAATCTGGGCTGGGATAAGGCTCCGCTGGCCTTGGGCGGCTCGCTGA